From Coffea arabica cultivar ET-39 chromosome 9c, Coffea Arabica ET-39 HiFi, whole genome shotgun sequence, one genomic window encodes:
- the LOC113708657 gene encoding probable starch synthase 4, chloroplastic/amyloplastic isoform X3 gives MEAKLASSFLGQRWWCYGGGGLDYCKQGNVRFCPSVSHRFVPASCKMRQRNHSSQNKRQQAKKLYPDRPTGVNFPATSDEDSDMENFSNDGITSLKETADDLDAAEKAEQTDNPTSDDLLATSGEDSDTEKFSKNGITILKDTADDLDAEQTEILPNNNITGLKGDANGMDFASEAELSNENMSLTLLNEIRPVSIAANGEDELSNVHLSGLIGMIRNAEKNIHLLNHARITALEDLEKIRSEKEALQGKMNVLEMKLAETDEKLRVAAQQKMHVELLEDQLEQLRNELLARGDNEGSMHDKHVSLPFSLSEELDVLRTENLSLKNDLQALKADLGDIKGTDERVQMLEREKSFLESSLKGLDNKLAASQEDVSKLSMLKFECKNLYEKVEHLQTLLDKAAKQADQAIFVLQENQELRKKVDKLEESVEEANVYKLSSERLQHYNDLMQQKLRILDERLQKSDEEIHGYVQLYQDSVKEFQDTLSNLKEESKRRAEDEPVNDMPWEFWSQLLLMIDAWLLEKKISTDDAGLLREMVWKRDGHICNAYMSCKEKKQHEIISTFLRLISSPKSSELHVIHIAAEIAPVAKVGGLGDVVTGLGKALQRRGHLVEIILPKYDCMQYELIRDLRALDAVVESYFDGRLHKNKIWTGTVEGLPVYFIEPHHPGNFFWRGQFYGEHDDFKRFSFFSRAALELLIQAGKKPDIIHCHDWQTAFVAPLYWDIYAPKGLNSARLCFTCHNFEYQGTAPASELASCGLDVHHLNRPDRIQDNSAHDRVNPIKGGIVFSNIVTTVSPTYAQEVRTAEGGRGLHATLNSHAKKFVGILNGIDTDAWNPARDTFLKVQYSAFDTQGKTENKEALRRKLGLSSANIGQPLVGCITRLVPQKGVHLIRHALYRTLELGGQFILLGSSPVSHIQREFEDIANQFQSHENARLLLKYDESLARFIYAASDMVVIPSIFEPCGLTQMIAMRYGSIPIVRKTGGLNDSVFDVDDDTIPEEFRNGFTFLTADEQRCVIFVFSTCAEFGSSAGI, from the exons ATGGAAGCCAAGTTGGCATCAAGCTTTCTAGGCCAAAGATGGTGGTGCTATGGAGGAGGAGGGCTCGACTACTGTAAGCAGGGGAATGTGCGGTTCTGCCCTTCAGTTTCTCATCGTTTCGTCCCAGCTTCTTGCAAAATGCGCCAGCGGAATCACAG TTCCCAAAATAAAAGACAGCAAGCGAAGAAGTTATATCCTGATCGTCCCACAGGTGTGAATTTCCCTGCAACCAGTGACGAAGATTCTGATATGGAAAACTTCTCCAATGATGGCATCACAAGCTTAAAAGAGACAGCAGATGACCTTGATGCTGCTGAAAAAGCTGAGCAAACTGATAATCCCACCAGTGATGATTTGCTGGCAACCAGTGGTGAAGATTCTGACACAGAGAAGTTCTCCAAAAATGGCATCACAATCTTGAAAGATACAGCAGATGACCTTGATGCTGAGCAAACTGAAATACTTCCCAACAACAACATCACAGGTTTGAAAGGTGATGCCAATGGTATGGATTTTGCATCAGAAGCTGAGCTGTCAAATGAGAATATGAGCTTGACTCTGCTCAATGAGATTAGACCTGTG TCAATTGCTGCTAATGGTGAGGATGAGCTTTCAAATGTTCATCTTTCAGGTTTAATTGGGATGATTAGAAATGCTGAAAAAA ataTCCATCTACTCAACCATGCTCGGATTACCGCTCTTGAAGATCTTGAAAAAATTCGTAGTGAGAAAGAGGCTTTACAGGGGAAGATGAATGTTTTGGAGATGAAACTTGCAGAAACTGATGAGAAGCTCAGAGTTGCTGCACAACAAAAGATGCATGTGGAACTCCTTGAAGATCAGTTGGAACAATTACGAAATGAGTTGCTTGCTAGGGGTGATAATGAAGGCAGTATGCATGACAAGCATGTCTCCCTGCCTTTTTCTCTCAGTGAGGAGCTTGATGTACTGAGAACTGAGAACTTGTCCCTAAAGAATGATCTTCAAGCACTAAAAGCAGATCTTGGAGATATTAAGGGAACAGATGAACGTGTTCAGATgttagagagagaaaaatcGTTTTTGGAGTCTTCATTGAAAGGGTTGGATAATAAACTTGCTGCATCTCAGGAAGACGTTTCAAAATTATCTATGTTGAAgtttgaatgcaaaaatttgtaTGAAAAGGTAGAGCACTTGCAAACATTACTTGATAAGGCAGCCAAACAGGCAGACCAAGCTATTTTTGTCCTGCAAGAAAACCAAGAACTACGAAAGAAGGTTGACAAGCTTGAAGAATCTGTTGAAGAGGCTAATGTCTACAAGCTATCATCAGAGAGATTACAACATTATAATGATCTAATGCAGCAAAAACTAAGAATTCTTGATGAACGGCTTCAAAAGTCTGATGAAGAGATTCATGGTTATGTTCAGTTGTATCAAGATTCTGTAAAAGAATTTCAGGATACACTCAGTAATCtaaaagaagaaagcaaaagaagagCAGAGGATGAACCTGTCAATGATATGCCTTGGGAATTCTGGAGTCAGTTATTGCTTATGATTGATGCTTGGTTGCTTGAAAAGAAGATATCAACTGATGATGCCGGGCTCTTGAGAGAAATGGTATGGAAGAGAGATGGACATATTTGCAATGCATACATGtcatgcaaggaaaagaaacaacatGAAATAATCTCTACGTTTCTACGGCTAATTTCATCCCCTAAAAG TTCAGAGTTGCATGTCATTCACATTGCAGCTGAGATAGCACCTGTTGCAAAG GTTGGTGGTCTTGGTGATGTGGTGACTGGGCTCGGTAAAGCTTTACAAAGGAGAGGGCATCTTGTGGAGATTATTCTTCCTAAATATGATTGCATGCAGTATGAGCTTATTCGTGATTTAAGA GCTTTAGATGCAGTGGTTGAGTCATACTTTGATGGTCGGCTACACAAAAACAAGATCTGGACTGGCACCGTTGAAG GTCTTCCTGTCTATTTTATTGAGCCTCATCATCCAGGAAATTTCTTCTGGAGAGGACAATTTTATGGTGAACATGATGATTTTAAGCGGTTCTCATTCTTCAGTAGGGCAGCACTTGAGTTACTTATTCAAGCTGGCAAGAAACCAGATATAATCCATTGCCATGATTGGCAGACAGCTTTTGTG GCTCCGCTATATTGGGATATTTATGCACCAAAAGGTTTGAATTCAGCTCGGCTATGTTTTACATGCCACAATTTTGAGTATCAAGGGACTGCGCCAGCTTCAGAACTAGCATCATGTGGTCTTGATGTTCACCATTTAAATAGACCAGATAGAATACAAGACAATTCCGCACATGACAGGGTCAATCCCATTAAG GGAGGAATTGTGTTCTCTAACATTGTAACAACTGTTTCACCGACCTATGCCCAAGAGGTGCGGACTGCTGAG GGAGGACGAGGCCTTCATGCTACACTGAACTCTCATGCTAAAAAATTTGTGGGAATTCTCAATGGAATAGATACTGATGCATGGAATCCTGCTCGTGACACTTTTCTCAAAGTACAGTACAGTGCCTTTGATACTCAAGGGAAAACTGAAAATAAAGAAGCTTTAAGAAGAAAGCTAGGTCTTTCTTCTGCCAATATTGGACAGCCTTTG GTTGgatgcatcacaaggttggttcCTCAAAAAGGTGTGCATCTTATTAGGCATGCACTGTATCGAACGCTGGAACTAGGAGGCCAATTTATCCTTCTTGGATCAAGCCCTGTGTCACATATTCAG AGGGAATTTGAAGACATAGCCAACCAGTTTCAGAGTCATGAAAATGCAAGATTGTTATTGAAGTATGATGAGTCTCTAGCTCGTTTTATATATGCTGCGTCTGACATGGTTGTCATTCCCTCCATCTTTGAACCTTGTGGCCTTACACAG ATGATTGCAATGAGATATGGATCCATCCCAATTGTGAGGAAAACTGGAGGTCTAAATGACAG TGTTTTTGATGTTGATGATGACACAATACCTGAAGAGTTCAGAAATGGATTCACATTTTTGACGGCTGATGAGCAG AGATGCGTTATCTTTGTATTCTCAACTTGTGCTGAATTCGGGTCATCTGCAGGCATTTAA
- the LOC113708657 gene encoding probable starch synthase 4, chloroplastic/amyloplastic isoform X1, producing the protein MEAKLASSFLGQRWWCYGGGGLDYCKQGNVRFCPSVSHRFVPASCKMRQRNHSSQNKRQQAKKLYPDRPTGVNFPATSDEDSDMENFSNDGITSLKETADDLDAAEKAEQTDNPTSDDLLATSGEDSDTEKFSKNGITILKDTADDLDAEQTEILPNNNITGLKGDANGMDFASEAELSNENMSLTLLNEIRPVSIAANGEDELSNVHLSGLIGMIRNAEKNIHLLNHARITALEDLEKIRSEKEALQGKMNVLEMKLAETDEKLRVAAQQKMHVELLEDQLEQLRNELLARGDNEGSMHDKHVSLPFSLSEELDVLRTENLSLKNDLQALKADLGDIKGTDERVQMLEREKSFLESSLKGLDNKLAASQEDVSKLSMLKFECKNLYEKVEHLQTLLDKAAKQADQAIFVLQENQELRKKVDKLEESVEEANVYKLSSERLQHYNDLMQQKLRILDERLQKSDEEIHGYVQLYQDSVKEFQDTLSNLKEESKRRAEDEPVNDMPWEFWSQLLLMIDAWLLEKKISTDDAGLLREMVWKRDGHICNAYMSCKEKKQHEIISTFLRLISSPKSSELHVIHIAAEIAPVAKVGGLGDVVTGLGKALQRRGHLVEIILPKYDCMQYELIRDLRALDAVVESYFDGRLHKNKIWTGTVEGLPVYFIEPHHPGNFFWRGQFYGEHDDFKRFSFFSRAALELLIQAGKKPDIIHCHDWQTAFVAPLYWDIYAPKGLNSARLCFTCHNFEYQGTAPASELASCGLDVHHLNRPDRIQDNSAHDRVNPIKGGIVFSNIVTTVSPTYAQEVRTAEGGRGLHATLNSHAKKFVGILNGIDTDAWNPARDTFLKVQYSAFDTQGKTENKEALRRKLGLSSANIGQPLVGCITRLVPQKGVHLIRHALYRTLELGGQFILLGSSPVSHIQREFEDIANQFQSHENARLLLKYDESLARFIYAASDMVVIPSIFEPCGLTQMIAMRYGSIPIVRKTGGLNDSVFDVDDDTIPEEFRNGFTFLTADEQAFNNALERAFFHYKNNSEFWRKLVQKVMRIDFSWDSSASLYEELYEKSVARARAANRA; encoded by the exons ATGGAAGCCAAGTTGGCATCAAGCTTTCTAGGCCAAAGATGGTGGTGCTATGGAGGAGGAGGGCTCGACTACTGTAAGCAGGGGAATGTGCGGTTCTGCCCTTCAGTTTCTCATCGTTTCGTCCCAGCTTCTTGCAAAATGCGCCAGCGGAATCACAG TTCCCAAAATAAAAGACAGCAAGCGAAGAAGTTATATCCTGATCGTCCCACAGGTGTGAATTTCCCTGCAACCAGTGACGAAGATTCTGATATGGAAAACTTCTCCAATGATGGCATCACAAGCTTAAAAGAGACAGCAGATGACCTTGATGCTGCTGAAAAAGCTGAGCAAACTGATAATCCCACCAGTGATGATTTGCTGGCAACCAGTGGTGAAGATTCTGACACAGAGAAGTTCTCCAAAAATGGCATCACAATCTTGAAAGATACAGCAGATGACCTTGATGCTGAGCAAACTGAAATACTTCCCAACAACAACATCACAGGTTTGAAAGGTGATGCCAATGGTATGGATTTTGCATCAGAAGCTGAGCTGTCAAATGAGAATATGAGCTTGACTCTGCTCAATGAGATTAGACCTGTG TCAATTGCTGCTAATGGTGAGGATGAGCTTTCAAATGTTCATCTTTCAGGTTTAATTGGGATGATTAGAAATGCTGAAAAAA ataTCCATCTACTCAACCATGCTCGGATTACCGCTCTTGAAGATCTTGAAAAAATTCGTAGTGAGAAAGAGGCTTTACAGGGGAAGATGAATGTTTTGGAGATGAAACTTGCAGAAACTGATGAGAAGCTCAGAGTTGCTGCACAACAAAAGATGCATGTGGAACTCCTTGAAGATCAGTTGGAACAATTACGAAATGAGTTGCTTGCTAGGGGTGATAATGAAGGCAGTATGCATGACAAGCATGTCTCCCTGCCTTTTTCTCTCAGTGAGGAGCTTGATGTACTGAGAACTGAGAACTTGTCCCTAAAGAATGATCTTCAAGCACTAAAAGCAGATCTTGGAGATATTAAGGGAACAGATGAACGTGTTCAGATgttagagagagaaaaatcGTTTTTGGAGTCTTCATTGAAAGGGTTGGATAATAAACTTGCTGCATCTCAGGAAGACGTTTCAAAATTATCTATGTTGAAgtttgaatgcaaaaatttgtaTGAAAAGGTAGAGCACTTGCAAACATTACTTGATAAGGCAGCCAAACAGGCAGACCAAGCTATTTTTGTCCTGCAAGAAAACCAAGAACTACGAAAGAAGGTTGACAAGCTTGAAGAATCTGTTGAAGAGGCTAATGTCTACAAGCTATCATCAGAGAGATTACAACATTATAATGATCTAATGCAGCAAAAACTAAGAATTCTTGATGAACGGCTTCAAAAGTCTGATGAAGAGATTCATGGTTATGTTCAGTTGTATCAAGATTCTGTAAAAGAATTTCAGGATACACTCAGTAATCtaaaagaagaaagcaaaagaagagCAGAGGATGAACCTGTCAATGATATGCCTTGGGAATTCTGGAGTCAGTTATTGCTTATGATTGATGCTTGGTTGCTTGAAAAGAAGATATCAACTGATGATGCCGGGCTCTTGAGAGAAATGGTATGGAAGAGAGATGGACATATTTGCAATGCATACATGtcatgcaaggaaaagaaacaacatGAAATAATCTCTACGTTTCTACGGCTAATTTCATCCCCTAAAAG TTCAGAGTTGCATGTCATTCACATTGCAGCTGAGATAGCACCTGTTGCAAAG GTTGGTGGTCTTGGTGATGTGGTGACTGGGCTCGGTAAAGCTTTACAAAGGAGAGGGCATCTTGTGGAGATTATTCTTCCTAAATATGATTGCATGCAGTATGAGCTTATTCGTGATTTAAGA GCTTTAGATGCAGTGGTTGAGTCATACTTTGATGGTCGGCTACACAAAAACAAGATCTGGACTGGCACCGTTGAAG GTCTTCCTGTCTATTTTATTGAGCCTCATCATCCAGGAAATTTCTTCTGGAGAGGACAATTTTATGGTGAACATGATGATTTTAAGCGGTTCTCATTCTTCAGTAGGGCAGCACTTGAGTTACTTATTCAAGCTGGCAAGAAACCAGATATAATCCATTGCCATGATTGGCAGACAGCTTTTGTG GCTCCGCTATATTGGGATATTTATGCACCAAAAGGTTTGAATTCAGCTCGGCTATGTTTTACATGCCACAATTTTGAGTATCAAGGGACTGCGCCAGCTTCAGAACTAGCATCATGTGGTCTTGATGTTCACCATTTAAATAGACCAGATAGAATACAAGACAATTCCGCACATGACAGGGTCAATCCCATTAAG GGAGGAATTGTGTTCTCTAACATTGTAACAACTGTTTCACCGACCTATGCCCAAGAGGTGCGGACTGCTGAG GGAGGACGAGGCCTTCATGCTACACTGAACTCTCATGCTAAAAAATTTGTGGGAATTCTCAATGGAATAGATACTGATGCATGGAATCCTGCTCGTGACACTTTTCTCAAAGTACAGTACAGTGCCTTTGATACTCAAGGGAAAACTGAAAATAAAGAAGCTTTAAGAAGAAAGCTAGGTCTTTCTTCTGCCAATATTGGACAGCCTTTG GTTGgatgcatcacaaggttggttcCTCAAAAAGGTGTGCATCTTATTAGGCATGCACTGTATCGAACGCTGGAACTAGGAGGCCAATTTATCCTTCTTGGATCAAGCCCTGTGTCACATATTCAG AGGGAATTTGAAGACATAGCCAACCAGTTTCAGAGTCATGAAAATGCAAGATTGTTATTGAAGTATGATGAGTCTCTAGCTCGTTTTATATATGCTGCGTCTGACATGGTTGTCATTCCCTCCATCTTTGAACCTTGTGGCCTTACACAG ATGATTGCAATGAGATATGGATCCATCCCAATTGTGAGGAAAACTGGAGGTCTAAATGACAG TGTTTTTGATGTTGATGATGACACAATACCTGAAGAGTTCAGAAATGGATTCACATTTTTGACGGCTGATGAGCAG GCATTTAACAATGCCTTGGAACGTGCCTTTTTCCACTATAAGAACAATAGTGAATTTTGGCGAAAACTTGTTCAAAAGGTTATGAGGATTGACTTTAGCTGGGACTCGTCAGCTTCTCTATACGAGGAGCTTTATGAAAAGTCTGTGGCAAGAGCTAGGGCTGCAAATCGTGCCTAA
- the LOC113708657 gene encoding probable starch synthase 4, chloroplastic/amyloplastic isoform X2, which translates to MEEEGSTTVSRGMCGSALQFLIVSSQLLAKCASGITGVNFPATSDEDSDMENFSNDGITSLKETADDLDAAEKAEQTDNPTSDDLLATSGEDSDTEKFSKNGITILKDTADDLDAEQTEILPNNNITGLKGDANGMDFASEAELSNENMSLTLLNEIRPVSIAANGEDELSNVHLSGLIGMIRNAEKNIHLLNHARITALEDLEKIRSEKEALQGKMNVLEMKLAETDEKLRVAAQQKMHVELLEDQLEQLRNELLARGDNEGSMHDKHVSLPFSLSEELDVLRTENLSLKNDLQALKADLGDIKGTDERVQMLEREKSFLESSLKGLDNKLAASQEDVSKLSMLKFECKNLYEKVEHLQTLLDKAAKQADQAIFVLQENQELRKKVDKLEESVEEANVYKLSSERLQHYNDLMQQKLRILDERLQKSDEEIHGYVQLYQDSVKEFQDTLSNLKEESKRRAEDEPVNDMPWEFWSQLLLMIDAWLLEKKISTDDAGLLREMVWKRDGHICNAYMSCKEKKQHEIISTFLRLISSPKSSELHVIHIAAEIAPVAKVGGLGDVVTGLGKALQRRGHLVEIILPKYDCMQYELIRDLRALDAVVESYFDGRLHKNKIWTGTVEGLPVYFIEPHHPGNFFWRGQFYGEHDDFKRFSFFSRAALELLIQAGKKPDIIHCHDWQTAFVAPLYWDIYAPKGLNSARLCFTCHNFEYQGTAPASELASCGLDVHHLNRPDRIQDNSAHDRVNPIKGGIVFSNIVTTVSPTYAQEVRTAEGGRGLHATLNSHAKKFVGILNGIDTDAWNPARDTFLKVQYSAFDTQGKTENKEALRRKLGLSSANIGQPLVGCITRLVPQKGVHLIRHALYRTLELGGQFILLGSSPVSHIQREFEDIANQFQSHENARLLLKYDESLARFIYAASDMVVIPSIFEPCGLTQMIAMRYGSIPIVRKTGGLNDSVFDVDDDTIPEEFRNGFTFLTADEQAFNNALERAFFHYKNNSEFWRKLVQKVMRIDFSWDSSASLYEELYEKSVARARAANRA; encoded by the exons ATGGAGGAGGAGGGCTCGACTACTGTAAGCAGGGGAATGTGCGGTTCTGCCCTTCAGTTTCTCATCGTTTCGTCCCAGCTTCTTGCAAAATGCGCCAGCGGAATCACAG GTGTGAATTTCCCTGCAACCAGTGACGAAGATTCTGATATGGAAAACTTCTCCAATGATGGCATCACAAGCTTAAAAGAGACAGCAGATGACCTTGATGCTGCTGAAAAAGCTGAGCAAACTGATAATCCCACCAGTGATGATTTGCTGGCAACCAGTGGTGAAGATTCTGACACAGAGAAGTTCTCCAAAAATGGCATCACAATCTTGAAAGATACAGCAGATGACCTTGATGCTGAGCAAACTGAAATACTTCCCAACAACAACATCACAGGTTTGAAAGGTGATGCCAATGGTATGGATTTTGCATCAGAAGCTGAGCTGTCAAATGAGAATATGAGCTTGACTCTGCTCAATGAGATTAGACCTGTG TCAATTGCTGCTAATGGTGAGGATGAGCTTTCAAATGTTCATCTTTCAGGTTTAATTGGGATGATTAGAAATGCTGAAAAAA ataTCCATCTACTCAACCATGCTCGGATTACCGCTCTTGAAGATCTTGAAAAAATTCGTAGTGAGAAAGAGGCTTTACAGGGGAAGATGAATGTTTTGGAGATGAAACTTGCAGAAACTGATGAGAAGCTCAGAGTTGCTGCACAACAAAAGATGCATGTGGAACTCCTTGAAGATCAGTTGGAACAATTACGAAATGAGTTGCTTGCTAGGGGTGATAATGAAGGCAGTATGCATGACAAGCATGTCTCCCTGCCTTTTTCTCTCAGTGAGGAGCTTGATGTACTGAGAACTGAGAACTTGTCCCTAAAGAATGATCTTCAAGCACTAAAAGCAGATCTTGGAGATATTAAGGGAACAGATGAACGTGTTCAGATgttagagagagaaaaatcGTTTTTGGAGTCTTCATTGAAAGGGTTGGATAATAAACTTGCTGCATCTCAGGAAGACGTTTCAAAATTATCTATGTTGAAgtttgaatgcaaaaatttgtaTGAAAAGGTAGAGCACTTGCAAACATTACTTGATAAGGCAGCCAAACAGGCAGACCAAGCTATTTTTGTCCTGCAAGAAAACCAAGAACTACGAAAGAAGGTTGACAAGCTTGAAGAATCTGTTGAAGAGGCTAATGTCTACAAGCTATCATCAGAGAGATTACAACATTATAATGATCTAATGCAGCAAAAACTAAGAATTCTTGATGAACGGCTTCAAAAGTCTGATGAAGAGATTCATGGTTATGTTCAGTTGTATCAAGATTCTGTAAAAGAATTTCAGGATACACTCAGTAATCtaaaagaagaaagcaaaagaagagCAGAGGATGAACCTGTCAATGATATGCCTTGGGAATTCTGGAGTCAGTTATTGCTTATGATTGATGCTTGGTTGCTTGAAAAGAAGATATCAACTGATGATGCCGGGCTCTTGAGAGAAATGGTATGGAAGAGAGATGGACATATTTGCAATGCATACATGtcatgcaaggaaaagaaacaacatGAAATAATCTCTACGTTTCTACGGCTAATTTCATCCCCTAAAAG TTCAGAGTTGCATGTCATTCACATTGCAGCTGAGATAGCACCTGTTGCAAAG GTTGGTGGTCTTGGTGATGTGGTGACTGGGCTCGGTAAAGCTTTACAAAGGAGAGGGCATCTTGTGGAGATTATTCTTCCTAAATATGATTGCATGCAGTATGAGCTTATTCGTGATTTAAGA GCTTTAGATGCAGTGGTTGAGTCATACTTTGATGGTCGGCTACACAAAAACAAGATCTGGACTGGCACCGTTGAAG GTCTTCCTGTCTATTTTATTGAGCCTCATCATCCAGGAAATTTCTTCTGGAGAGGACAATTTTATGGTGAACATGATGATTTTAAGCGGTTCTCATTCTTCAGTAGGGCAGCACTTGAGTTACTTATTCAAGCTGGCAAGAAACCAGATATAATCCATTGCCATGATTGGCAGACAGCTTTTGTG GCTCCGCTATATTGGGATATTTATGCACCAAAAGGTTTGAATTCAGCTCGGCTATGTTTTACATGCCACAATTTTGAGTATCAAGGGACTGCGCCAGCTTCAGAACTAGCATCATGTGGTCTTGATGTTCACCATTTAAATAGACCAGATAGAATACAAGACAATTCCGCACATGACAGGGTCAATCCCATTAAG GGAGGAATTGTGTTCTCTAACATTGTAACAACTGTTTCACCGACCTATGCCCAAGAGGTGCGGACTGCTGAG GGAGGACGAGGCCTTCATGCTACACTGAACTCTCATGCTAAAAAATTTGTGGGAATTCTCAATGGAATAGATACTGATGCATGGAATCCTGCTCGTGACACTTTTCTCAAAGTACAGTACAGTGCCTTTGATACTCAAGGGAAAACTGAAAATAAAGAAGCTTTAAGAAGAAAGCTAGGTCTTTCTTCTGCCAATATTGGACAGCCTTTG GTTGgatgcatcacaaggttggttcCTCAAAAAGGTGTGCATCTTATTAGGCATGCACTGTATCGAACGCTGGAACTAGGAGGCCAATTTATCCTTCTTGGATCAAGCCCTGTGTCACATATTCAG AGGGAATTTGAAGACATAGCCAACCAGTTTCAGAGTCATGAAAATGCAAGATTGTTATTGAAGTATGATGAGTCTCTAGCTCGTTTTATATATGCTGCGTCTGACATGGTTGTCATTCCCTCCATCTTTGAACCTTGTGGCCTTACACAG ATGATTGCAATGAGATATGGATCCATCCCAATTGTGAGGAAAACTGGAGGTCTAAATGACAG TGTTTTTGATGTTGATGATGACACAATACCTGAAGAGTTCAGAAATGGATTCACATTTTTGACGGCTGATGAGCAG GCATTTAACAATGCCTTGGAACGTGCCTTTTTCCACTATAAGAACAATAGTGAATTTTGGCGAAAACTTGTTCAAAAGGTTATGAGGATTGACTTTAGCTGGGACTCGTCAGCTTCTCTATACGAGGAGCTTTATGAAAAGTCTGTGGCAAGAGCTAGGGCTGCAAATCGTGCCTAA